The Rhineura floridana isolate rRhiFlo1 chromosome 15, rRhiFlo1.hap2, whole genome shotgun sequence genome window below encodes:
- the SRSF10 gene encoding serine/arginine-rich splicing factor 10 isoform X3 produces MSRYLRPPNTSLFVRNVADDTRCVSEDLRREFGRYGPIVDVYVPLDFYTRRPRGFAYVQFEDVRDAEDALHNLDRKWICGRQIEIQFAQGDRKTPNQMKAKEGRNVYSSSRYDDYDRYRRSRSRSYERRRSRSRSFDYSYRRSYSPRKFKQRNRSFSRSKSNSRSRSKSPPKKEMKAKSRSRSASRTKSRGTSKTDSKTQYKSSSRYEKESRKKEPARSKSQSRSHSRSRSKSRSRSWASPKSSGH; encoded by the exons ATGTCTCGCTACCTGCGGCCACCGAACACTTCGCTCTTCGTGAGGAACGTGGCTGACGACACCAGGTGTGT GTCTGAAGACTTGCGTCGTGAATTTGGTCGCTATGGTCCGATAGTTGACGTTTATGTACCTCTGGATTTCTACACTCGCCGTCCAAGAGGATTTGCTTACGTTCAAT TTGAAGATGTCCGTGATGCTGAAGATGCCCTTCATAATTTGGACCGGAAGTGGATTTGTGGCCGCCAAATAGAAATCCAGTTTGCTCAAGGAGATCGGAAAA CACCAAACCAAATGAAAGCCAAGGAAGGAAGAAATGTGTACAGCTCTTCCCGTTATGACGACTATGACAGATACAGGCGTTCTAGAAGCCGCAGTTATGAAAGGAGGAGGTCAAGAAGCCGTTCTTTTGACTACAGCTATCGCAGATCCTATAGTCCTAGAAA GTTCAAACAGCGTAACAGATCTTTTTCAAGGTCAAAGTCCAATTCAAGATCACGATCTAAGTCACCACCCAAAAAAGAAATGAAGGCTAAATCACGTTCTAGATCTGCATCTCGCACTAAATCTAGAGGCACCTCTAAAACGGATTCTAAGACACAATATAAGTCCAGCTCAAGATATGAAAAAGAATCAAGGAAAAAAGAACCAGCTAGATCCAAATCTCAGTCGAGATCGCATTCTAGATCTAGATCAAAATCCAGATCCAGGTCATGGGCTAGTCCCAAGTCCAGTGGCCACTAA
- the SRSF10 gene encoding serine/arginine-rich splicing factor 10 isoform X1 — translation MSRYLRPPNTSLFVRNVADDTRCVSEDLRREFGRYGPIVDVYVPLDFYTRRPRGFAYVQFEDVRDAEDALHNLDRKWICGRQIEIQFAQGDRKTPNQMKAKEGRNVYSSSRYDDYDRYRRSRSRSYERRRSRSRSFDYSYRRSYSPRNSRPAGRRRRSRSRSDNDRFKQRNRSFSRSKSNSRSRSKSPPKKEMKAKSRSRSASRTKSRGTSKTDSKTQYKSSSRYEKESRKKEPARSKSQSRSHSRSRSKSRSRSWASPKSSGH, via the exons ATGTCTCGCTACCTGCGGCCACCGAACACTTCGCTCTTCGTGAGGAACGTGGCTGACGACACCAGGTGTGT GTCTGAAGACTTGCGTCGTGAATTTGGTCGCTATGGTCCGATAGTTGACGTTTATGTACCTCTGGATTTCTACACTCGCCGTCCAAGAGGATTTGCTTACGTTCAAT TTGAAGATGTCCGTGATGCTGAAGATGCCCTTCATAATTTGGACCGGAAGTGGATTTGTGGCCGCCAAATAGAAATCCAGTTTGCTCAAGGAGATCGGAAAA CACCAAACCAAATGAAAGCCAAGGAAGGAAGAAATGTGTACAGCTCTTCCCGTTATGACGACTATGACAGATACAGGCGTTCTAGAAGCCGCAGTTATGAAAGGAGGAGGTCAAGAAGCCGTTCTTTTGACTACAGCTATCGCAGATCCTATAGTCCTAGAAA CAGTAGACCTGCTGGAAGACGTCGACGTAGCAGAAGTCGTTCAGATAATGATAG GTTCAAACAGCGTAACAGATCTTTTTCAAGGTCAAAGTCCAATTCAAGATCACGATCTAAGTCACCACCCAAAAAAGAAATGAAGGCTAAATCACGTTCTAGATCTGCATCTCGCACTAAATCTAGAGGCACCTCTAAAACGGATTCTAAGACACAATATAAGTCCAGCTCAAGATATGAAAAAGAATCAAGGAAAAAAGAACCAGCTAGATCCAAATCTCAGTCGAGATCGCATTCTAGATCTAGATCAAAATCCAGATCCAGGTCATGGGCTAGTCCCAAGTCCAGTGGCCACTAA
- the PNRC2 gene encoding proline-rich nuclear receptor coactivator 2, which translates to MGGGERFNIPSTQPRNTSKNHQQLNNRKKSKDQNSQIKKIHKKERGHGCSPSSVAWQAMQNGGKNTMHFPTNQTWSPTLSHSLFMPQTNQNYAGAKFSEPPSPSVLPKPPSHWVTVSLNPADKEIMTFQLKTLLKVQA; encoded by the coding sequence ATGGGGGGTGGAGAAAGGTTCAACATTCCATCTACCCAACCCAGGAATACTTCCAAGAACCACCAACaactgaacaacaggaaaaaGAGCAAAGATCAGAATTCACAGATAAAGAAAATCCACAAAAAAGAGAGGGGGCATGGATGCAGCCCATCATCTGTAGCATGGCAGGCCATGCAGAATGGGGGGAAGAACACGATGCACTTCCCAACTAACCAGACTTGGAGTCCAACTTTATCCCATTCCCTCTTCATGCCTCAAACAAACCAAAATTATGCTGGAGCAAAATTCAGTGAGCCGCCATCACCAAGTGTTCTTCCTAAACCACCAAGCCACTGGGTCACTGTTTCACTTAACCCTGCTGACAAAGAAATAATGACTTTTCAACTTAAGACCTTGCTAAAAGTCCAGGCTTGA
- the SRSF10 gene encoding serine/arginine-rich splicing factor 10 isoform X2, which produces MSRYLRPPNTSLFVRNVADDTRSEDLRREFGRYGPIVDVYVPLDFYTRRPRGFAYVQFEDVRDAEDALHNLDRKWICGRQIEIQFAQGDRKTPNQMKAKEGRNVYSSSRYDDYDRYRRSRSRSYERRRSRSRSFDYSYRRSYSPRNSRPAGRRRRSRSRSDNDRFKQRNRSFSRSKSNSRSRSKSPPKKEMKAKSRSRSASRTKSRGTSKTDSKTQYKSSSRYEKESRKKEPARSKSQSRSHSRSRSKSRSRSWASPKSSGH; this is translated from the exons ATGTCTCGCTACCTGCGGCCACCGAACACTTCGCTCTTCGTGAGGAACGTGGCTGACGACACCAG GTCTGAAGACTTGCGTCGTGAATTTGGTCGCTATGGTCCGATAGTTGACGTTTATGTACCTCTGGATTTCTACACTCGCCGTCCAAGAGGATTTGCTTACGTTCAAT TTGAAGATGTCCGTGATGCTGAAGATGCCCTTCATAATTTGGACCGGAAGTGGATTTGTGGCCGCCAAATAGAAATCCAGTTTGCTCAAGGAGATCGGAAAA CACCAAACCAAATGAAAGCCAAGGAAGGAAGAAATGTGTACAGCTCTTCCCGTTATGACGACTATGACAGATACAGGCGTTCTAGAAGCCGCAGTTATGAAAGGAGGAGGTCAAGAAGCCGTTCTTTTGACTACAGCTATCGCAGATCCTATAGTCCTAGAAA CAGTAGACCTGCTGGAAGACGTCGACGTAGCAGAAGTCGTTCAGATAATGATAG GTTCAAACAGCGTAACAGATCTTTTTCAAGGTCAAAGTCCAATTCAAGATCACGATCTAAGTCACCACCCAAAAAAGAAATGAAGGCTAAATCACGTTCTAGATCTGCATCTCGCACTAAATCTAGAGGCACCTCTAAAACGGATTCTAAGACACAATATAAGTCCAGCTCAAGATATGAAAAAGAATCAAGGAAAAAAGAACCAGCTAGATCCAAATCTCAGTCGAGATCGCATTCTAGATCTAGATCAAAATCCAGATCCAGGTCATGGGCTAGTCCCAAGTCCAGTGGCCACTAA
- the LOC133370480 gene encoding interferon alpha-inducible protein 27-like protein 2A, with protein sequence MVLTSTAVLGAVASFGVATLIVPAALGAVGFTGAGIASGSLAAKMMSLSAIANGGGVAAGSLVAVCQSIGVTGLSVATKAAVTVGGALLPLIL encoded by the exons ATGGTCCTAACAT CGACAGCGGTTTTGGGGGCTGTGGCCAGCTTTG GGGTGGCCACACTTATTGTCCCTGCTGCACTTGGAGCAGTAGGGTTCACTGGAGCTGGAATTGCATCTGGGTCTCTGGCTGCAAAAATGATGTCATTATCGGCCATAGCCAATGGTGGAGGAGTGGCAGCTGGGAGTCTTGTTGCTGTATGTCAGTCAATCG GTGTTACAGGGCTGTCGGTGGCTACCAAAGCTGCTGTGACAGTTGGCGGAGCGCTGCTGCCTCTCATCTTGTAA